A portion of the Drosophila innubila isolate TH190305 chromosome 3L unlocalized genomic scaffold, UK_Dinn_1.0 0_D_3L, whole genome shotgun sequence genome contains these proteins:
- the LOC117788019 gene encoding uncharacterized protein LOC117788019, giving the protein MKQFLLLCLVFAALFAANASVLPAANQHGEMVWQDEVFNPVRDKCIFSCTNQGLSVCAYNGQCLQLFTSRCKMSAYNCRNPQKRFDIVENYRCTQGHVPLCSKA; this is encoded by the exons ATGAAGCAATTTTTACTACTTTGCCTGG TTTTCGCTGCGCTTTTCGCTGCCAACGCCAGCGTGCTGCCAGCCGCCAATCAGCATGGAGAAATGGTCTGGCAGGATGAGGTGTTCAATCCCGTGCGggataaatgcattttcagcTGTACGAATCAAGGTCTGAGCGTGTGTGCCTATAATGGACAGTGTCTGCAGCTCTTCACCAGTCGCTGCAAAATGTCCGCCTACAATTGCCGCAATCCTCAAAAGCGCTTCGATATTGTCGAAAATTATCGCTGTACACAGGGACACGTGCCTCTCTGCAGCAAGGCATAG
- the LOC117788630 gene encoding probable cytochrome P450 6a21, which yields MGIGLVLLTVLLGLVVFLLFRMYQKMRYWQNLGIPCEKPHLLMGNMVGARTKIPLAEVYQRYYNKFRGMGPFVGFYSFHRPAAFIMEPFLVKLILIKEFNKFTDRGIYNNPEDDPISGRLNLIDGHRWRVMRNKLSSTFTSGKIKFMCPTVVKISQEFIDVFGDMMSKSSIVEVKELLARFTTDVIGTCAFGIECNSLKDPEAEFRVMGRRSLTDTRHGFLGMAFISSYPNLARRLHMKRTPDHIEEFFMRIVKETVTFREENKIRRNDFMDQLIDLKNNQLLKSETGESMSLTIEEVTAQAYVFFNAGFETSSTTMGFALYELAQHKDIQQRVRDEVIKVIAANNGELTYEALKEMVYLNQVISETLRLYTVLPMLNRQCLEDYVVPGYPKYVIKKGMPIIIPAAAMHRDEKLYPDPDRFNPDHFEPERVKNRDSVEWLPFGDGPRNCIGLRFGEMQTRIGLAMLVKNFKFSVCDQTPIPMKYSKSSILVNSASGIFLHVERV from the exons ATGGGAATCGGATTGGTGCTACTCACAGTCCTGCTGGGGCTGGTTGTGTTCTTACTTTTCCGTATGTATCAGAAGATGCGTTACTGGCAAAACTTGGGAATTCCGTGTGAGAAGCCTCATCTTCTTATGGGGAACATGGTTGGAGCACGTACCAAAATACCTCTTGCCGAAGTGTATCAACGGTACTACAACAAGTTCCGGGGAATGGGACCTTTTGTCGGGTTCTACTCGTTCCATCGTCCAGCTGCCTTCATTATGGAGCCATTTTTGGTCAAACTGATATTAATTAAGGAATTCAACAAGTTTACAGATCGAGGCATTTACAACAATCCAGAGGATGATCCAATATCGGGTCGACTAAATTTAATCGATGGCCATAGATGGAGGGTAATGAGAAATAAGTTATCATCCACATTTACCAGCGGCAAAATCAAGTTTATGTGTCCCACAGTTGTCAAAATAAGTCAGGAATTTATCGATGTTTTCGGTGACATGATGTCAAAGTCATCGATTGTTGAGGTCAAGGAGTTGCTGGCAAGATTTACCACAGATGTAATTGGTACTTGTGCCTTTGGGATTGAGTGCAACAGTCTCAAGGATCCCGAGGCGGAATTTCGCGTAATGGGACGTCGATCTCTAACAGATACGAGACACGGATTTCTTGGAATGGCCTTCATTAGCAGCTATCCCAATCTGGCCCGACGTTTGCATATGAAGAGGACGCCAGATCATATCGAAGAGTTTTTCATGCGCATCGTTAAGGAAACTGTCACCTTTAGGGAAGAGAATAAAATACGTCGCAACGATTTTATGGATCAGTTGATTGACTTGAAAAACAATCAGCTGTTAAAGTCAGAGACTGGGGAGAGCATGAGTCTTACCATAGAAGAAGTGACCGCCCAGGCCTATGTGTTCTTCAATGCTGGCTTCGAAACCTCCTCCACCACGATGGGATTCGCCCTGTACGAGCTGGCACAGCATAAGGACATCCAGCAACGTGTGAGGGATGAGGTAATTAAGGTGATAGCTGCAAATAATGGAGAACTAACCTATGAAGCTCTTAAAGAAATGGTCTATCTTAATCAGGTCATATCAG AAACTCTGCGTCTCTACACTGTTCTGCCAATGTTGAATCGCCAATGCCTAGAAGATTACGTTGTGCCAGGCTATCCGAAGTATGTTATCAAGAAAGGCATGCCTATAATAattcctgctgctgctatgCACCGTGATGAGAAGCTATATCCTGATCCAGATCGCTTCAATCCAGATCATTTTGAACCGGAACGTGTTAAGAACCGTGACTCTGTAGAGTGGCTTCCATTCGGTGATGGACCTCGAAACTGCATCGGATTGCGATTTGGCGAAATGCAGACACGCATTGGTCTAGCCATGCTTGTGAAGAACTTTAAGTTCTCCGTATGTGATCAGACACCCATACCGATGAAGTATAGCAAGTCCAGCATATTGGTAAACAGTGCGTCGGGAATCTTTTTGCATGTGGAACGAGTTTAG
- the LOC117788631 gene encoding vegetative cell wall protein gp1 has translation MFKLNLVLATVLLCFVFATAQVMPNSEVGRVTVQVPLVSNGKPVLTKDKVDQVEVAHVVEIKPGKAVTEEVVVPPVVMKPVPKVRNMRAVVETVNPGVPNPGKPNPGIPIRGMPNPGVPNPGMPNPGVPNPGMPNPGMPNRGMPNPGMTNRGMPNPGVPNPGMPNPGVPNPGMPNPGVPNPGMPNPGVPNPGMPNPSVPHAAASEVHPVVVLPPSTTVSPVEVRKAKPSRNCHQLLLADMTTTPMPIPPTPAESCDQLCTKFELLPICAHNGVCLHEFPNQCVMDTFNCKHRDLAFRAVDEDVCRMGLCSRRCKAEDLNM, from the exons ATGTTCAAGCTTAACTTAGTTTTGGCCACAG TGCTGCTGTGTTTCGTCTTCGCCACAGCGCAGGTGATGCCGAATTCAGAGGTCGGCAGGGTGACAGTGCAGGTGCCGTTAGTGTCCAATGGAAAGCCCGTGCTGACCAAGGATAAGGTGGATCAGGTGGAGGTAGCACACGTTGTTGAGATTAAGCCCGGCAAGGCGGTGACCGAGGAGGTGGTGGTACCGCCCGTTGTAATGAAGCCGGTGCCCAAAGTGCGAAATATGAGAGCTGTTGTAGAGACGGTTAATCCTGGTGTACCGAATCCCGGCAAGCCCAATCCTGGCATCCCAATTCGTGGCATGCCAAATCCTGGAGTGCCTAATCCAGGAATGCCAAATCCTGGAGTACCTAATCCTGGTATGCCCAATCCTGGAATGCCAAATCGTGGTATGCCCAATCCTGGAATGACAAATCGTGGTATGCCCAATCCTGGAGTGCCTAATCCTGGAATGCCAAATCCTGGAGTGCCTAATCCTGGTATGCCCAATCCTGGAGTGCCCAACCCTGGCATGCCCAATCCTGGAGTGCCCAACCCTGGCATGCCCAATCCCAGTGTTCCACACGCAGCCGCCTCGGAGGTGCATCCCGTCGTCGTACTGCCTCCCAGCACTACCGTATCCCCAGTTGAGGTGCGCAAAGCCAAGCCCTCAAGGAACTGTCATCAGCTGCTCTTGGCTGACATGACAACCACCCCAATGCCAATACCGCCAACTCCCGCTGAGAGCTGTGATCAGCTGTGCACCAAGTTTGAGCTGTTGCCCATCTGCGCCCACAATGGGGTCTGCCTCCACGAGTTTCCCAATCAGTGCGTCATGGACACCTTCAACTGCAAACATCGCGATTTGGCATTCCGTGCCGTCGATGAGGATGTCTGTCGAATGGGTTTGTGCTCCCGGCGATGCAAAGCTGAGGATCTCAACATGTAA